The Aspergillus oryzae RIB40 DNA, chromosome 5 genome segment CGTGGGGGCGGTCCGCGAGATGGTCAAGGTTTTGAAGCTGAATAAGCCTATTATTTGCGGTGCTTCAATGGCTGGCCAGGTATGCATTGCGGTGGCCATCCGGGCTGAAGAGGTTGGAGCGGGTGGCACCATTCCGCTGCAAGCGTGCGACTACTTGGCCATGGAGCGACACTTTGATGACAAGTCGCCCTTCATCAACCAGTCTCTGTTCAATCCAAATTGGATCTACGGAGTGATGGCTCCAAGTGCGCCGCTTGCAAACAAGAAGCTCATCTGGCATCTCTATAGTGGTCAGGCATACGGCATCTTCCACGGCGATCTTGATTTCTACCTCGGAGGGTTCGATGCCCGTAGCAGGCTCTCCCAGATTGATGTCAAGAAATGTCCTGTTTACTTTCTGACTGGGGAGTTTGACTGGGGCACGACTCCTGATATGAGCCACGCAACTGCTGTGAAAATTAAAGGCGCAGAGTTCAAACGAATGCACGGGCTGGGTCACTTTCCAGCAACGGAGAACCCCTCTATATTTGTATGTAACTTCCCATTTTGACCCCCAGTGATCTGCGCTAATCTGCAAGGTGAGTAGATACCATATCTCCTAGATGCGATCA includes the following:
- a CDS encoding alpha/beta fold hydrolase (predicted protein) — encoded protein: MNTNQGGAEIRGNRTKYAQFAHLTSHLLEMIRKGIHGPLSQETHTVIDEDHITGKYVYINTPVWGKSKVFYEFSGEGPQEIMFLHTAGSDSRQYHAVMNDPTMRRKCKMIAFDLPAHGRSFPGENHIPGNYTNTEDAYVGAVREMVKVLKLNKPIICGASMAGQVCIAVAIRAEEVGAGGTIPLQACDYLAMERHFDDKSPFINQSLFNPNWIYGVMAPSAPLANKKLIWHLYSGQAYGIFHGDLDFYLGGFDARSRLSQIDVKKCPVYFLTGEFDWGTTPDMSHATAVKIKGAEFKRMHGLGHFPATENPSIFEIGLGSYLTSLAVTWHIAPATS